A genomic stretch from Pseudomonas mendocina includes:
- the rho gene encoding transcription termination factor Rho — translation MNLTELKQKPITELLELAEQLGLENMARSRKQDVIFSLLKKHAKSGEEISGDGVLEILQDGFGFLRSADASYLAGPDDIYVSPSQIRRFNLRTGDTIVGKIRPPKEGERYFALLKVDTINFDRPENAKNKILFENLTPLFPNERLLMEAGNGSTEDITGRVIDLCAPIGKGQRGLIVAPPKAGKTIMLQNIAANIARNNPECHLIVLLIDERPEEVTEMQRTVRGEVVASTFDEPPTRHVQVAEMVIEKAKRLVEHKKDVVILLDSITRLARAYNTVIPSSGKVLTGGVDAHALEKPKRFFGAARNIEEGGSLTIIATALVETGSKMDEVIYEEFKGTGNMELPLDRRIAEKRVFPAININRAGTRREELLTAEDELQRMWILRKLLHPMDEIAAIEFLIDKLKVTKTNDEFFQSMKRK, via the coding sequence ATGAATCTGACCGAACTCAAGCAAAAGCCGATTACCGAACTGCTGGAACTCGCCGAACAACTTGGCCTGGAAAACATGGCCCGTTCGCGTAAGCAGGACGTGATTTTCTCTCTGCTGAAAAAACATGCAAAAAGCGGCGAGGAAATCTCCGGTGATGGCGTGCTGGAGATACTCCAGGACGGTTTCGGCTTCCTCCGCTCTGCGGATGCTTCCTATCTCGCTGGCCCCGATGACATCTATGTCTCGCCGAGCCAGATTCGTCGTTTCAACCTGCGCACGGGCGATACCATCGTCGGTAAGATCCGTCCGCCGAAGGAGGGCGAGCGTTATTTCGCCCTGTTGAAGGTTGATACCATCAACTTCGACCGTCCAGAAAACGCGAAGAACAAGATTCTGTTCGAGAACCTGACGCCGCTGTTCCCTAATGAGCGCCTGCTCATGGAAGCTGGTAACGGTTCCACTGAGGACATCACCGGCCGTGTGATCGACCTTTGTGCTCCGATTGGTAAAGGCCAGCGTGGCCTGATCGTGGCACCGCCGAAAGCGGGTAAAACCATCATGCTGCAAAACATTGCAGCAAACATTGCCCGTAATAATCCAGAGTGCCACCTGATCGTTCTACTGATCGACGAGCGTCCGGAAGAAGTAACCGAGATGCAACGCACCGTGCGCGGCGAAGTGGTTGCATCGACCTTCGATGAGCCGCCAACCCGCCACGTGCAAGTGGCCGAAATGGTGATCGAGAAGGCTAAACGTCTGGTTGAGCACAAGAAGGATGTGGTCATTTTGCTCGACTCCATCACCCGTCTGGCCCGCGCCTACAACACCGTCATCCCAAGCTCCGGCAAGGTGCTCACCGGTGGTGTTGATGCCCATGCTCTGGAGAAGCCGAAGCGTTTCTTTGGTGCTGCCCGTAACATCGAAGAAGGCGGCTCACTGACCATCATCGCCACCGCGCTGGTTGAAACCGGCTCGAAGATGGATGAAGTGATTTACGAAGAGTTCAAAGGCACCGGTAACATGGAGCTGCCGCTGGACCGCCGTATCGCTGAGAAGCGCGTGTTCCCAGCCATCAACATCAACCGCGCAGGTACCCGTCGCGAAGAGTTGCTGACTGCTGAAGACGAACTGCAGCGTATGTGGATTCTGCGCAAGCTGCTGCACCCGATGGATGAAATCGCTGCCATCGAATTCCTCATCGACAAGCTCAAGGTCACCAAGACCAACGATGAGTTCTTCCAGTCGATGAAGCGCAAATAA
- the trxA gene encoding thioredoxin TrxA: protein MSEFITNVSDASFEQDVIQAEGPVLVDYWAEWCGPCKMIAPVLDEIAQAYQGKLKVCKLNIDENQETPPKFGVRGIPTLMLFKNGNVEATKVGALSKSQLAAFIDANI from the coding sequence ATGAGCGAATTCATCACCAACGTCAGCGATGCCAGCTTCGAGCAGGATGTCATCCAGGCTGAAGGTCCGGTTCTGGTCGATTACTGGGCTGAATGGTGCGGTCCCTGCAAAATGATCGCTCCGGTGCTGGATGAGATTGCTCAGGCTTATCAGGGCAAGCTGAAAGTTTGCAAACTGAACATCGACGAGAACCAGGAAACTCCGCCTAAGTTCGGCGTGCGTGGCATCCCGACTCTGATGCTGTTCAAAAACGGCAACGTTGAAGCCACCAAGGTTGGCGCACTGTCTAAGTCGCAACTGGCTGCTTTTATCGACGCCAATATCTGA
- the ppx gene encoding exopolyphosphatase produces MPHKTAESFPLIAAIDLGSNSFHMVLAKADHGEIRILERLGEKVQLAAGLDENHQLSEEAINRGLDCLRRFAQMIAGLPEGAVRVVATNALREARNRAVFIRRAEEILGHQVEVISGREEARLIYLGVSHSIADTPNKRLVADIGGGSTEFIIGQFFEPLLRESLQMGCVSYTQRFFKDGKITAARYAQAYTAARLELMGIENALRRITWEEAVGASGTIKAVGLAIKAAGLGNGEVNTQGLAWLKRKLFKAGDVEKIDLDGIKPDRRTIFPSGLAILEAIFDACDLEHMSHSEGALREGVLYDLLGRYQHEDVRERTLTSFMERYHVDQYQAARVEAKALSALNKVAKDWELEEEWHSDMLRWAARVHEVGLDIAHYHYHKHGAYLIEHSDLAGFSRRDQEMLALLVRGHRRNIPKDKFSDFDEGTQLIRLCVLLRFAILFHHIRGNQEMPEVQLKASESSLEIIFPKGWLEQNPLTQADFEAEAEWLKRINLDLRIS; encoded by the coding sequence ATGCCGCATAAAACTGCCGAATCCTTTCCTCTTATAGCCGCCATTGATCTGGGCTCTAACAGCTTCCATATGGTGCTGGCCAAGGCCGATCATGGAGAAATTCGCATCCTCGAACGGCTCGGGGAAAAGGTTCAACTGGCAGCAGGGCTGGATGAAAACCATCAGCTCAGCGAGGAAGCGATCAATCGCGGTTTGGATTGTCTGCGCCGCTTCGCGCAAATGATTGCCGGGCTGCCAGAAGGTGCAGTGCGGGTAGTCGCCACCAACGCCCTGCGTGAAGCCCGTAACCGTGCGGTATTCATTCGCCGTGCAGAAGAGATTCTCGGTCACCAAGTCGAGGTCATCTCGGGTCGTGAAGAAGCGCGCCTGATCTATCTGGGCGTTTCCCACAGCATTGCCGACACCCCGAACAAGCGTCTGGTGGCGGATATTGGCGGCGGCAGTACCGAATTTATTATCGGCCAGTTCTTCGAGCCCCTGCTGCGTGAAAGCCTGCAAATGGGCTGCGTGAGCTATACCCAGCGCTTCTTTAAAGACGGCAAGATCACTGCCGCACGTTACGCCCAGGCTTACACCGCTGCCCGGTTGGAACTGATGGGGATTGAAAACGCCCTGCGTCGGATCACCTGGGAAGAAGCGGTAGGCGCCTCAGGCACGATCAAAGCTGTTGGCTTGGCGATTAAAGCAGCGGGACTGGGTAACGGTGAAGTTAATACCCAAGGCCTGGCATGGCTTAAGCGAAAGCTGTTTAAGGCCGGTGATGTAGAGAAAATTGACCTGGATGGTATCAAGCCAGATCGCCGCACCATTTTCCCCTCAGGCCTGGCCATTCTCGAAGCCATTTTCGATGCCTGTGACCTCGAGCACATGAGTCACTCTGAAGGCGCCCTGCGCGAAGGCGTTCTGTACGACCTGCTAGGCCGCTACCAGCATGAGGACGTGCGCGAACGCACGCTGACTTCCTTCATGGAGCGCTACCACGTCGATCAGTATCAGGCTGCTCGGGTTGAGGCCAAAGCCCTGTCCGCCCTGAATAAGGTCGCCAAAGACTGGGAGCTGGAAGAGGAATGGCACAGCGACATGCTGCGTTGGGCTGCCAGAGTGCATGAAGTGGGTCTGGACATTGCTCATTACCACTACCACAAGCATGGCGCCTATCTGATTGAGCATTCGGACCTCGCAGGTTTTTCTCGCCGCGATCAGGAAATGCTTGCCCTGCTGGTTCGCGGCCACCGCCGCAACATTCCTAAAGACAAATTTTCCGACTTTGACGAAGGCACCCAGCTGATTCGTCTGTGTGTGTTGCTGCGTTTCGCCATCCTGTTCCACCACATTCGTGGTAATCAGGAGATGCCGGAAGTGCAGTTGAAAGCCAGCGAAAGCAGCCTGGAAATCATCTTCCCCAAAGGCTGGCTTGAGCAAAACCCGCTGACTCAGGCTGACTTTGAGGCTGAAGCCGAATGGCTTAAGCGGATCAACTTGGATCTGCGTATCAGCTGA
- the ppk1 gene encoding polyphosphate kinase 1 — MNTEGLTNTELQDSTVAVPEEAVVETPCVETPAPVVAAPVPGLDDSSLYIHRELSQLQFNIRVLEQALDESYPLLERLKFLLIFSSNLDEFFEIRVAGLKKQINFAREQAGADGLQPHQALARISELVHEQVERQYAILNDTLFPEMAKHNINFIRRRFWTPKIKTWVRRYFRDEIAPIITPIGLDPTHPFPLLVNKSLNFIVELEGVDAFGRDSGLAIIPAPRLLPRIIKVPEEVGGAGDNFVFLSSMIHAHADDLFQGMKVKGCYQFRLTRNADLSVDTEDVEDLARALRGELLSRRYGDAVRLEVVDSCPKPLVDYLLKQFGLSEGELYRVNGPVNLIRLFSITGLESHPELQYAPFTPVIPKLLQNAENIFNVVSKQDILLLHPFESFTPVVDLLRQAAKDPHVLAIKQTLYRSGANSEIVDALVEAARNGKEVTAVIELRARFDEESNLQLASRLQAAGAVVIYGVVGFKTHAKMMLILRRENGEIVRYAHLGTGNYHAGNARLYTDYSLLTADVALGEDVSKLFSQLIGMGKTLRMKKLLHAPFTLKKTLLDMIAKETALAAEGKSAHIIAKFNSLTDPKVIRALYKASQSGVKIDLVVRGMCCLRPGIPGVSHNIQVRSIIGRFLEHTRVFYFQNGGEEKIYLSSADWMERNLDKRVETCFPVEGKKLVTRVKKELESYLTDNTQAWLLQPDGRYVRCSPSGNQNPRSAQAGLLEKLTAPQVSVR, encoded by the coding sequence ATGAATACCGAAGGACTCACGAATACTGAGTTGCAGGACAGCACCGTCGCAGTACCAGAGGAGGCCGTGGTCGAGACACCCTGTGTCGAAACACCTGCCCCGGTTGTTGCAGCACCGGTTCCTGGGCTGGATGACAGCAGCTTGTACATCCATCGTGAGCTGTCGCAGTTGCAATTCAATATCCGCGTGCTGGAACAGGCGCTGGATGAGTCCTATCCGCTTCTGGAGCGCCTGAAGTTCCTGCTGATTTTCTCCAGCAACCTGGACGAGTTTTTCGAAATTCGGGTTGCTGGCCTGAAGAAGCAGATCAACTTTGCCCGTGAACAAGCCGGTGCGGATGGTTTACAGCCGCACCAAGCTTTGGCCCGCATCTCTGAGTTGGTGCATGAGCAGGTTGAGCGTCAATACGCCATCCTCAATGACACCCTGTTCCCGGAGATGGCCAAGCACAATATTAATTTTATCCGCCGTCGTTTCTGGACACCCAAAATCAAGACCTGGGTGCGCCGTTACTTCCGCGATGAGATTGCGCCGATCATTACGCCGATCGGTCTTGATCCAACTCACCCGTTCCCGCTGCTGGTGAACAAGAGCCTCAACTTTATCGTTGAGCTTGAAGGGGTGGATGCGTTTGGCCGCGACTCCGGTCTGGCAATCATCCCAGCCCCACGCCTGTTGCCGCGCATTATCAAAGTGCCGGAAGAGGTGGGGGGCGCAGGGGACAATTTCGTATTCCTGTCCTCCATGATCCACGCCCACGCCGATGACCTGTTCCAGGGCATGAAGGTGAAGGGTTGCTACCAGTTCCGTCTGACCCGAAACGCCGACCTGTCGGTGGATACCGAGGATGTCGAAGACCTGGCCCGTGCCCTGCGTGGCGAATTGCTCAGCCGTCGATATGGCGATGCGGTGCGCCTGGAGGTGGTCGACAGCTGCCCGAAACCGCTGGTGGATTACTTGCTCAAACAGTTCGGCCTGAGCGAAGGCGAGTTGTACCGTGTTAATGGCCCGGTCAACCTGATCCGCCTGTTCAGCATTACCGGGCTGGAAAGTCACCCGGAGCTGCAATACGCGCCGTTTACTCCGGTAATCCCCAAGCTGCTGCAAAATGCAGAGAACATCTTCAACGTGGTGAGCAAGCAGGACATCCTGCTGTTGCACCCATTCGAATCCTTCACCCCCGTGGTTGACCTGCTGCGCCAGGCGGCTAAAGATCCCCATGTGTTGGCCATTAAACAGACGCTGTACCGCTCTGGGGCGAACTCGGAAATCGTCGATGCGCTGGTGGAGGCTGCCCGTAACGGCAAGGAAGTCACCGCGGTCATTGAACTGCGCGCGCGCTTCGATGAAGAGTCCAACCTGCAGCTGGCCAGCCGCCTGCAAGCGGCGGGTGCAGTGGTTATTTATGGTGTGGTGGGCTTCAAGACCCACGCCAAAATGATGCTGATCCTGCGCCGCGAAAACGGCGAAATCGTCCGTTATGCCCACCTGGGTACCGGTAACTACCATGCTGGTAACGCCCGCTTGTACACTGACTACAGTCTGCTTACCGCCGACGTAGCGCTGGGTGAAGACGTGTCCAAACTGTTCAGCCAGCTGATTGGCATGGGCAAAACCCTGCGCATGAAAAAGCTACTGCATGCGCCGTTTACCCTGAAGAAAACCCTGCTGGACATGATTGCGAAGGAAACTGCGCTGGCTGCAGAAGGGAAGTCCGCGCACATCATCGCCAAGTTCAACTCCCTGACAGACCCTAAGGTCATTCGTGCCCTGTACAAGGCCAGTCAGAGTGGGGTGAAAATCGACCTGGTGGTGCGCGGTATGTGCTGTCTGCGTCCGGGGATTCCAGGGGTTTCCCATAACATTCAGGTGCGCTCAATTATTGGTCGCTTCCTCGAACACACCCGGGTTTTCTACTTCCAGAATGGCGGTGAGGAAAAGATTTACCTCTCCAGTGCTGACTGGATGGAGCGTAACCTCGACAAGCGTGTCGAGACGTGTTTCCCGGTAGAGGGCAAAAAATTGGTCACTCGGGTGAAGAAAGAGCTGGAAAGCTACCTGACTGACAATACTCAAGCCTGGCTGTTGCAGCCCGATGGCCGTTATGTGCGCTGTTCGCCCAGTGGTAACCAGAACCCACGCAGTGCTCAGGCCGGTTTGCTGGAGAAGCTGACAGCACCACAAGTCAGCGTGCGTTGA
- the hemB gene encoding porphobilinogen synthase — translation MSVTPANRLFPGTRLRRNRRDDFSRRLVRENRLSTDDLILPVFVLDGENRRESIPSMPGVERLSIDLLLKEAEHWVALGIPALALFPVTPLEKKSLQGEEAWNPDGIAQRAIRALRAKFPELGIISDVALDPFTTHGQDGILDEDGYVQNDITVDALVKQALSHAEAGAQVVAPSDMMDGRIQAIREALELADHTNVRIMAYSAKYASAYYGPFRDAVGSAANLGKGSKNTYQMDPANGHEALHEVAADLAEGADMVMVKPGMPYLDIVWRVKDAYKVPTFAYQVSGEYAMHMAAIQNGWLSEAVILESLTAFKRAGADGILTYFAVRAAELLKQGQ, via the coding sequence GTGAGCGTTACCCCCGCCAATCGCCTGTTTCCCGGAACTCGTCTGCGTCGTAACCGCCGTGACGACTTTTCCCGCCGTCTTGTTCGTGAAAACCGCCTGAGCACCGATGACCTAATCCTGCCGGTGTTTGTTCTGGATGGTGAAAACCGTCGTGAAAGCATTCCGTCCATGCCGGGCGTGGAGCGCCTGTCCATCGACTTGCTGCTGAAAGAGGCTGAGCATTGGGTTGCCCTTGGTATTCCGGCGCTGGCGCTGTTCCCGGTAACGCCATTGGAGAAGAAATCCCTGCAGGGTGAAGAGGCGTGGAACCCCGACGGTATCGCTCAGCGTGCTATCCGCGCTTTGCGCGCCAAGTTCCCGGAGCTGGGCATCATCAGCGATGTCGCTTTGGACCCGTTCACGACCCACGGTCAGGACGGCATTCTCGATGAAGATGGCTACGTGCAGAACGACATCACCGTCGATGCACTGGTTAAGCAGGCCTTGTCCCACGCCGAAGCGGGTGCTCAGGTCGTTGCACCGTCGGACATGATGGACGGTCGCATTCAGGCCATTCGCGAGGCGCTGGAGCTGGCTGACCATACCAACGTGCGCATCATGGCTTACTCCGCCAAATACGCCAGTGCCTACTACGGTCCGTTCCGTGATGCTGTCGGCTCGGCGGCTAACTTGGGCAAAGGCAGCAAGAACACTTATCAGATGGACCCTGCCAACGGTCACGAAGCCCTGCACGAAGTGGCAGCGGACTTGGCCGAAGGCGCCGATATGGTCATGGTCAAACCGGGCATGCCGTATCTGGATATCGTCTGGCGAGTTAAAGATGCGTACAAGGTGCCGACCTTTGCGTATCAGGTCAGTGGTGAATACGCGATGCACATGGCCGCCATCCAAAATGGCTGGCTGAGTGAAGCGGTGATCCTTGAGTCACTGACAGCCTTCAAACGTGCCGGTGCAGATGGCATTCTGACCTACTTCGCCGTACGTGCAGCAGAACTCTTGAAACAAGGGCAATAA
- a CDS encoding sterol desaturase family protein — MDYILYAVPFFFVLIALELLADRWRGVSTYRFSDAINSLSTGVLSTTFGLITKVVGLITYTLAWQYLGLFELSADDLWVWLFAFVFYDFCYYWNHRLGHERNVLWAAHSVHHQSEDYNLSTALRQTSSGFLFSWIFYLPMAVVGVPPLVFLTVAAMNLLYQFWVHTRHIPKLGWLEWILTTPSNHRVHHAQNPRYMDRNYGGVFIVWDRIFGTFQEELDEEPAIFGVTTPLASWNPLWANIQFYVALWKDAVRAESWWDKVRIWFMPTGWRPADVAAKYPVEKPDLSRFVKFDVPLTLAQKIYAGVQFALYLALGSALLGLGESMTMAQALVGAVWVAFGLYCIGAWLENRPMAKALELLRLVLNAVFLWLAIAVGMVAQQPVLWWALLTYSLISLIVIFWAPRPAPARTA, encoded by the coding sequence ATGGACTACATACTCTACGCAGTACCGTTTTTCTTTGTATTGATCGCCCTTGAATTGCTGGCGGACCGTTGGCGTGGTGTCAGCACCTATCGCTTTTCTGATGCGATCAACAGCCTCAGCACTGGCGTGTTGTCCACCACGTTTGGGCTGATCACCAAGGTGGTAGGGCTCATCACCTACACACTGGCCTGGCAATACCTGGGGCTTTTTGAGCTGTCGGCCGATGACCTCTGGGTATGGCTGTTTGCCTTTGTCTTCTACGATTTCTGCTACTACTGGAACCATCGCCTGGGGCATGAGCGCAATGTGTTGTGGGCGGCTCATTCGGTCCATCACCAGAGCGAGGATTACAACCTCAGTACTGCCTTGCGCCAGACCAGCAGTGGTTTTCTGTTCAGCTGGATTTTCTACCTGCCCATGGCGGTTGTCGGTGTACCGCCTTTGGTGTTCTTGACCGTTGCAGCGATGAACCTGCTTTATCAGTTCTGGGTGCATACACGGCATATCCCCAAGCTGGGTTGGCTGGAGTGGATTCTGACCACGCCGTCGAACCATCGTGTTCACCACGCGCAAAACCCACGTTATATGGATCGTAATTACGGTGGTGTGTTCATCGTTTGGGACAGGATTTTTGGCACCTTTCAGGAGGAGCTGGATGAGGAACCTGCGATCTTTGGTGTTACCACGCCGCTGGCCAGCTGGAACCCGCTGTGGGCAAATATCCAGTTCTATGTGGCGCTGTGGAAGGATGCGGTACGGGCCGAGTCGTGGTGGGACAAGGTGCGCATCTGGTTTATGCCGACTGGGTGGCGTCCCGCTGATGTGGCGGCGAAATACCCCGTAGAAAAACCGGACTTAAGTCGTTTTGTGAAGTTTGATGTGCCCCTGACGTTGGCGCAAAAAATCTATGCCGGTGTCCAGTTTGCCCTTTACCTTGCGTTGGGCAGTGCTCTGCTGGGATTAGGAGAGTCGATGACCATGGCGCAGGCCTTGGTGGGGGCCGTATGGGTAGCGTTTGGCCTGTATTGCATTGGCGCCTGGCTGGAAAACCGCCCTATGGCCAAAGCGCTGGAGCTGCTGCGATTGGTGCTGAATGCGGTGTTTCTCTGGTTGGCTATTGCGGTCGGTATGGTTGCGCAACAGCCTGTGCTCTGGTGGGCGCTGCTGACTTACAGCCTGATTAGCCTCATTGTGATTTTTTGGGCCCCGCGTCCGGCTCCGGCGCGTACTGCCTGA
- the elbB gene encoding isoprenoid biosynthesis glyoxalase ElbB — protein MNKKVAVILSGCGVYDGAEIHESVITLLRLDQRGAQVQCFAPNIPQLHVVDHYSGDEMDGTRNVLVESARIARGNIKDVKELHAADFDAVILPGGFGAAKNLSDFATAGANCTVQPDVLQAVQAFASAGKPVGLMCIAPAMAAKIFGAGVICTIGKDADTAAALTQMGAQHEECEVSDIVEDEKHKLVTTPAYMLAQSISEAASGINKLVDRILELSAHPAA, from the coding sequence ATGAACAAAAAAGTCGCGGTGATTCTTTCCGGCTGCGGCGTCTACGACGGCGCAGAGATCCACGAAAGCGTGATTACCCTGCTGCGCCTCGACCAGCGCGGTGCGCAGGTGCAGTGTTTTGCTCCGAATATCCCGCAACTGCATGTGGTGGATCACTACAGCGGTGACGAAATGGACGGCACCCGCAACGTACTGGTGGAATCAGCCCGAATTGCCCGGGGCAACATCAAAGATGTCAAAGAGCTGCACGCAGCTGACTTTGATGCCGTGATCCTGCCGGGTGGCTTTGGTGCGGCTAAAAACCTGTCGGACTTCGCCACCGCTGGCGCCAACTGCACCGTCCAACCCGACGTATTGCAAGCCGTACAAGCGTTTGCCAGTGCGGGTAAACCAGTAGGGCTGATGTGCATTGCCCCGGCCATGGCCGCAAAAATCTTCGGCGCTGGCGTGATCTGCACCATCGGTAAGGATGCTGATACAGCGGCAGCCCTGACCCAGATGGGCGCCCAACACGAAGAATGCGAAGTATCCGACATCGTCGAAGATGAAAAGCACAAGCTGGTCACCACGCCGGCTTACATGCTCGCCCAGTCCATCAGCGAAGCGGCTTCCGGCATCAACAAGCTGGTTGACCGCATCCTGGAGCTCAGCGCCCACCCTGCAGCGTAA
- a CDS encoding thioesterase family protein: protein MSTKPFELSAEQRDAVINFFQRIPFNQALGIQMGEMSAEKVIMTLPMKPELIGNFVHGILHGGVISSLLDVAGGAMALIGAFDKHQHLSASERMARLSKLGTIDLRVDYLRPGRGQLFTASAVLLRSGNKVAVVRSELHSDDGTLVAVGTGTYLCG, encoded by the coding sequence ATGAGCACAAAACCGTTTGAACTCTCAGCTGAACAGCGCGACGCGGTGATCAACTTTTTTCAGCGCATACCCTTCAATCAAGCGCTGGGCATTCAGATGGGCGAAATGAGTGCTGAAAAAGTCATCATGACTCTGCCCATGAAGCCCGAGCTGATCGGTAACTTTGTCCATGGCATCCTTCACGGCGGCGTGATCAGTTCACTGCTTGATGTGGCGGGCGGAGCGATGGCACTGATCGGCGCCTTCGACAAACACCAACATCTGTCGGCCAGCGAGCGCATGGCCCGTCTCTCCAAGCTAGGGACTATCGACTTGCGCGTGGATTATCTGCGCCCAGGCCGCGGCCAATTGTTCACGGCCAGTGCAGTGCTGCTGAGAAGTGGCAATAAAGTCGCAGTGGTACGCTCGGAGCTGCACAGTGACGATGGCACTCTCGTTGCCGTAGGTACAGGCACTTACCTCTGCGGATAA
- a CDS encoding YaiI/YqxD family protein has translation MRVWIDADACPKAAKDQVVKFALKRGFEVVLVAGQSQIKPAFNCVRLIVVPSGPDAADDYLVEHAVAGELVICSDIPLADRLVKKGVSALDPRGREFDERNMGDKLATRNLFTELRELGQVGGGQAPYSDRDKQAFANSLDRILTRLQRKQPAG, from the coding sequence ATGCGAGTTTGGATTGATGCAGATGCCTGCCCAAAGGCTGCCAAGGATCAGGTGGTCAAATTTGCCCTGAAACGAGGTTTTGAGGTCGTTCTGGTGGCTGGCCAGTCGCAGATCAAACCTGCCTTCAACTGCGTGCGGCTGATTGTGGTGCCCAGTGGCCCTGATGCGGCAGACGACTATCTGGTCGAGCATGCTGTGGCGGGCGAGCTGGTTATTTGCAGCGATATTCCGCTGGCAGATCGCCTAGTCAAGAAGGGTGTCAGCGCACTTGACCCGCGTGGACGTGAGTTTGATGAGCGCAATATGGGCGACAAACTGGCAACCCGAAATCTGTTTACCGAGTTGCGTGAGCTGGGGCAGGTCGGAGGTGGCCAGGCCCCTTACAGTGACCGTGACAAACAGGCCTTTGCCAACAGCCTTGACCGCATCCTGACTCGCCTGCAACGCAAGCAGCCCGCAGGCTGA